A genomic region of Colletotrichum destructivum chromosome 5, complete sequence contains the following coding sequences:
- a CDS encoding Putative organic solute transporter subunit alpha/Transmembrane protein encodes MNLTCNSTLEDMRIVPGSEILIAGPLTFHDLALIIAGSCTIIAICLSFYLIFMHSINYTKPREQRQIIRILFMVPVYAASSFLQLYFYWHAVYFQLMSDCYEAFAIASFFSLMCHYLAPDVHTQKDYFRNLHPIKPWVWPLGWFAKCCGGQRGPWRTPKSGLTWFNVIWIGVYHYVFIRVAMTVTAVVTQYFHRYCESSNNPVFAHVWVISINCVAVTIAMYCVIQFYVQMREPLKEHSPFLKVLAIKLVVFFSFWQVTCISLATSTLDLVHPNRVLAYPDIKVGIPALLLCFEMSLFALLHLWAFPYAPYVPGAKATFYPAPDARDLNASLRENVHSAPSGGWMGLRAIGDALNLWDFVKAFGRGMRWLFCGVKRRKEDPSYKTAASLDMDDLDKGGDTAYHPAGLKSTEHLPIAHEFRRSTYLQPLRPPPRPARLDNESASLIAHAQPNPSQMSPPRRPERPHSPLSPLSPISPYQDHGFQETGMAPMYHAHQSSNADWEKTSPTTTSPTSGPRDLTQQRIGEALWGPPQSPAAVAMMPESPVLGSPMNGAPGQVRPTHGNQPHGQPGPGTAF; translated from the exons ATGAACCTGACGTGTAACTCAACGCTCGAGGACATGAGAA TTGTCCCCGGCTCCGAGATTCTCATCGCCGGCCCGTTGACCTTCCATGACCTGGCCCTCATCATCGCTGGCTCCtgcaccatcatcgccatctgcCTTTCCTTCTACCTCATCTTCATGCACTCCATCAACTACACGAAGCCCCGCGAGCAGCGCCAGATCATTCGTATTCTTTTCATGGTCCCCGTCTACGCTGCCTCGTCTTTCCTGCAGCTCTATTTCTACTGGCACGCCGTCTACTTCCAGCTCATGAGCGACTGCTACGAAgccttcgccatcgcctccttcttctcgctcaTGTGTCACTACCTCGCCCCAGACGTCCACACCCAAAAGGACTACTTCCGCAACCTTCACCCCATCAAGCCTTGGGTCTGGCCTCTCGGCTGGTTCGCCAAGTGCTGCGGAGGACAGAGAGGCCCCTGGCGTACCCCCAAGAGCGGTTTGACGTGGTTCAACGTCATCTGGATCGGCGTCTACCATTATGTCTTCATCCGCGTTGCCATGACTGTCACCGCCGTTGTCACGCAGTACTTCCACCGCTACTGCGAGAGCTCCAACAACCCTGTCTTCGCTCACGTCTGG GTCATCTCCATCAACTGCGTGGCCGTCACAATCGCCATGTACTGCGTCATTCAATTCTACGTACAGATGCGGGAGCCTCTCAAGGAGCACTCGCCCTTTCTCAAGGTTCTTGCCATCAAActtgtcgtcttcttctctttctggCAGGTCACTTGCATCTCTCTGGCCACATCCACGCTCGATCTCGTCCACCCGAACAGAGTCCTTGCCTATCCCGATATCAAAGTcggcatccctgcccttcttctctgTTTCGAAATGTCTCTGttcgccctcctccatctctgGGCTTTCCCCTACGCACCCTACGTGCCCGGCGCCAAGGCCACATTCTACCCGGCCCCGGACGCCCGCGATCTTAACGCCTCTCTGCGCGAAAACGTCCACTCTGCCCCCAGCGGCGGCTGGATGGGTCTCCGCGCTATCGGAGACGCCCTCAACCTCTGGGACTTCGTCAAGGCGTTTGGCCGTGGTATGCGCTGGTTATTCTGCGGTGTCAAGCGCCGCAAGGAGGACCCCAGCTACAAGACAGCCGCCAGCTTGGACATGGATGACctcgacaagggcggcgacacCGCATACCATCCCGCTGGCCTCAAGAGCACCGAGCATCTCCCCATCGCTCACGAGTTCCGTCGCAGCACATATCTTCAGCCCTTGCGaccacctcctcgacccGCACGCCTGGACAACGAGAGCGCCAGCCTCATCGCTCACGCACAGCCGAACCCTTCCCAGATGTCTCCACCGCGCCGCCCAGAACGGCCACACTCACCATTGTCGCCCTTGTCGCCCATCTCGCCGTACCAAGACCACGGCTTCCAGGAGACGGGTATGGCACCTATGTACCATGCTCACCAGAGCTCGAACGCCGACTGGGAGAAGACATCACCCACAACGACGAGCCCGACATCGGGGCCACGCGATCTGACTCAGCAACGGATCGGAGAGGCGCTCTGGGGACCACCGCAAagccccgccgccgtcgccatgatgCCGGAAAGCCCCGTCCTCGGGTCACCCATGAACGGCGCCCCCGGTCAAGTACGCCCGACACATGGAAACCAGCCACATGGGCAGCCTGGACCCGGAACGGCCTTTTGA